Proteins from one Pseudomonas grandcourensis genomic window:
- the ssuB gene encoding aliphatic sulfonates ABC transporter ATP-binding protein, translating to MTAQQPPRLLRGTPLVVRQLQKTFGARQVLREIDLHIPAGQFVAVVGRSGCGKSTLLRLLAGLDQPTGGELFAGAAPLSEAREDTRLMFQDARLLPWKKIIDNVGLGLKGNWRPQALEALEAVGLADRAHEWPAALSGGQKQRVALARALIHQPRLLLLDEPLGALDALTRIEMQQLIERLWQQHGFTVLLVTHDVSEAVAIADRVILIEDGEVGLDLHVELPRPRVRGSHRLAALETEVLNRVLALPGQPPEPEPVSPLPTQLRWAQ from the coding sequence ATGACTGCCCAACAACCTCCACGCCTGCTACGCGGGACTCCGCTGGTGGTGCGCCAGTTGCAAAAAACCTTCGGTGCTCGGCAGGTGCTGCGTGAGATCGATCTGCACATTCCGGCGGGCCAGTTTGTCGCCGTGGTCGGTCGTAGCGGCTGCGGCAAAAGTACCTTGCTGCGTTTGCTCGCTGGTCTCGATCAGCCAACTGGCGGTGAGTTGTTCGCCGGTGCCGCGCCATTGAGTGAGGCGCGGGAAGACACGCGGCTGATGTTCCAGGACGCGCGTTTGCTGCCCTGGAAAAAGATCATCGACAACGTCGGCCTGGGCCTCAAGGGCAACTGGCGGCCGCAAGCGCTTGAAGCCTTGGAAGCGGTGGGCCTGGCCGATCGCGCCCACGAGTGGCCGGCCGCGCTGTCCGGTGGACAGAAGCAACGCGTGGCTTTGGCCCGTGCGTTGATTCATCAGCCGCGCCTGCTGTTGCTCGACGAACCCTTGGGTGCGCTGGATGCCCTGACCCGAATTGAAATGCAGCAACTGATCGAACGGCTCTGGCAACAGCACGGTTTCACGGTGTTGCTGGTGACCCATGACGTCAGTGAAGCGGTGGCGATTGCCGATCGGGTGATCCTGATCGAAGACGGCGAAGTCGGCCTCGACCTGCACGTGGAACTGCCGCGCCCTCGCGTGCGCGGTTCCCATCGGCTGGCGGCGCTGGAAACCGAAGTCCTCAATCGCGTGCTGGCGCTGCCTGGCCAACCGCCGGAACCGGAACCTGTTTCACCCTTGCCCACGCAGTTGCGTTGGGCTCAATAA
- a CDS encoding TetR/AcrR family transcriptional regulator, with the protein MTRVATPRKPRATSQARIDSILDAARTLLAAEGVASLSIYSVAERAEIPPSSVYHFFASVPALLEALTADVHAAFRACLQAPIDHLALSGWRDLSRLVEQRMLDIYAEDAAARQLILAQHGLTEVTQADRQHDIELGDLMHKLFDHHFELPTLPSDVDVFALAMELGDRVYARSVQQHGQITPRMAEEGMRVFDAYVGLYLPPYLPKRKL; encoded by the coding sequence ATGACACGCGTAGCCACCCCCCGCAAACCCCGCGCAACCAGCCAGGCCCGGATCGATTCGATACTCGATGCGGCCCGCACGCTGTTGGCCGCCGAGGGCGTGGCCAGTCTGTCGATCTACAGCGTCGCCGAGCGCGCAGAGATTCCGCCCTCCTCGGTCTACCACTTCTTCGCCAGCGTGCCCGCCCTGCTCGAAGCCCTGACCGCCGATGTCCACGCGGCCTTCCGCGCCTGCCTGCAAGCCCCCATCGACCACCTCGCCTTGAGCGGCTGGCGCGACCTGTCGCGACTGGTGGAGCAACGCATGCTCGACATCTACGCCGAGGATGCCGCCGCCCGCCAACTCATTCTGGCCCAGCACGGCCTGACCGAAGTCACCCAGGCCGACCGCCAGCACGACATCGAACTGGGCGACCTGATGCACAAGCTGTTCGACCATCACTTCGAGCTGCCGACACTACCGAGTGATGTCGATGTGTTCGCCCTGGCCATGGAACTGGGCGACCGGGTGTATGCGCGCTCGGTGCAGCAGCACGGGCAGATCACGCCGCGCATGGCCGAGGAAGGGATGCGGGTGTTTGATGCTTATGTGGGGTTGTATTTGCCACCGTATCTGCCCAAGCGGAAGCTCTAG
- a CDS encoding molybdopterin-binding protein, giving the protein MTIKAINVRNQFKGSIKEIVLGDVLSEIDVQTASGIVTSVITTRSVKELELAVGSEVIAFVKSTEVSIAKL; this is encoded by the coding sequence ATGACAATCAAGGCCATCAACGTTCGTAACCAGTTCAAAGGCTCCATCAAGGAAATCGTCCTCGGCGACGTGCTGTCGGAAATCGACGTGCAGACCGCATCCGGCATCGTCACTTCGGTGATCACCACGCGCTCGGTGAAAGAGTTGGAGCTGGCGGTCGGCAGTGAAGTGATCGCATTCGTGAAATCCACCGAGGTGTCGATCGCCAAGTTGTAA
- the ssuC gene encoding aliphatic sulfonate ABC transporter permease SsuC: MKKIIHSLAPWALPVLLLAVWQLSVSAGWLSTRILPAPIAVIEAGVSLVRSGEIWTHLAISGWRAALGFTIGGGIGLTLGFITGLSKWGERLLDSSVQMIRNVPHLALIPLVILWFGIDESAKIFLVALGTLFPIYLNTYHGIRNVDPALVEMSRSYGLSGFGLFWQVILPGALPSILVGVRFALGFMWLTLIVAETISASSGIGYLAMNAREFLQTDVVVLAILLYAVLGKLADLAARGLERVWLRWHPAYQVARGGSV, from the coding sequence ATGAAGAAAATCATCCACAGCCTTGCGCCTTGGGCGTTGCCGGTGTTGTTGCTGGCGGTGTGGCAGTTGAGTGTGTCGGCGGGTTGGTTGTCGACACGGATCCTGCCGGCTCCCATCGCCGTCATCGAGGCCGGCGTGAGCCTGGTGCGCAGTGGCGAAATCTGGACACACCTGGCGATCAGTGGCTGGCGTGCCGCGCTGGGCTTCACCATCGGTGGCGGCATCGGCCTGACCCTTGGCTTCATCACCGGACTGTCAAAGTGGGGCGAGCGCCTGCTCGACAGTTCGGTGCAAATGATCCGCAACGTGCCGCACCTTGCGCTGATTCCACTGGTGATCCTGTGGTTCGGTATCGACGAGTCGGCGAAGATTTTTCTGGTGGCGCTGGGTACGTTGTTCCCGATCTACCTCAACACCTATCACGGCATCCGCAACGTTGATCCGGCGCTGGTGGAGATGTCGCGCAGTTATGGCTTGTCTGGTTTCGGTCTGTTCTGGCAGGTGATTCTGCCGGGGGCGCTGCCTTCGATTCTGGTTGGCGTGCGCTTCGCTCTGGGCTTCATGTGGCTGACGTTGATCGTCGCGGAAACCATTTCCGCGAGTTCCGGCATCGGCTATCTGGCAATGAATGCCCGGGAATTCTTGCAGACCGACGTGGTGGTGCTGGCGATTCTGTTGTACGCGGTACTCGGCAAACTGGCCGACCTCGCGGCCCGTGGACTTGAGCGCGTGTGGCTGCGCTGGCACCCGGCGTATCAGGTTGCCAGAGGAGGTTCGGTATGA
- a CDS encoding glutamine synthetase family protein, protein MSVPPRAVQLNEANAFLKEHPEVLYVDLLIADMNGVVRGKRIERTSLHKVYEKGINLPASLFALDINGSTVESTGLGLDIGDADRICYPIPDTLCNEPWQKRPTAQLLMTMHELEGEPFFADPREVLANVVRKFDEMGLTICAAFELEFYLIDQENVNGRPQPPRSPVSGKRPHSTQVYLIDDLDEYVDCLQDILEGAKEQGIPADAIVKESAPAQFEVNLHHVADPIKACDYAVLLKRLIKNIAYDHEMDTTFMAKPYPGQAGNGLHVHISILDKDGKNIFASEDPEQNAALRHAIGGVLETLPAQMAFLCPNVNSYRRFGAQFYVPNSPCWGLDNRTVAIRVPTGSSDAVRIEHRVAGADANPYLLMASVLAGVHHGLTNKIEPGAPVEGNSYEQNEQSLPNNLRDALRELDDSEVMAKYIDPKYIDIFVACKESELEEFEHSISDLEYNWYLHTV, encoded by the coding sequence ATGTCGGTACCCCCGCGTGCCGTTCAGCTTAACGAAGCGAACGCGTTCCTTAAGGAACATCCTGAGGTTCTGTACGTTGACCTTCTGATTGCGGATATGAATGGTGTGGTGCGCGGCAAGCGCATTGAACGCACCAGCCTCCACAAGGTTTACGAGAAAGGCATCAACTTGCCGGCCTCTTTATTTGCTCTGGATATCAATGGCTCGACGGTGGAAAGCACCGGCCTGGGCCTGGACATCGGTGATGCTGACCGAATCTGCTATCCAATCCCCGATACCCTATGCAACGAGCCATGGCAGAAGCGCCCGACCGCGCAACTGTTGATGACCATGCACGAACTCGAAGGCGAGCCATTCTTCGCCGACCCGCGTGAAGTGCTGGCCAATGTGGTACGCAAGTTCGACGAAATGGGCCTGACCATCTGCGCCGCGTTCGAACTGGAGTTCTACCTGATCGACCAGGAGAACGTGAACGGTCGTCCGCAACCACCTCGCTCGCCGGTTTCCGGCAAACGTCCGCACTCGACTCAGGTCTACCTGATCGACGACCTCGACGAATACGTCGACTGCCTCCAGGACATTCTGGAAGGTGCAAAAGAGCAAGGCATTCCGGCCGACGCCATCGTCAAGGAAAGTGCCCCGGCGCAGTTCGAAGTGAACCTGCACCACGTGGCTGACCCGATCAAGGCCTGCGACTACGCGGTCCTGCTCAAGCGTCTGATCAAGAACATCGCCTACGACCATGAAATGGACACCACCTTCATGGCCAAGCCTTACCCAGGCCAGGCGGGTAATGGTCTGCACGTCCACATCTCGATTCTCGACAAAGACGGCAAGAACATTTTTGCCAGTGAGGATCCCGAGCAGAACGCCGCACTGCGTCACGCGATCGGCGGTGTGCTCGAGACCCTACCGGCGCAGATGGCCTTCCTCTGCCCCAACGTCAACTCCTACCGTCGTTTTGGCGCACAGTTCTACGTGCCGAACTCGCCGTGCTGGGGCCTGGATAACCGTACCGTGGCGATTCGCGTACCGACCGGTTCCTCCGATGCCGTACGTATCGAGCATCGTGTAGCCGGTGCCGATGCCAACCCGTACCTGCTGATGGCTTCGGTTCTGGCAGGCGTGCACCACGGCCTGACCAACAAGATCGAGCCTGGCGCTCCGGTCGAAGGCAACAGCTACGAGCAGAACGAGCAGAGCCTGCCAAACAACCTGCGTGATGCACTGCGCGAGTTGGACGACAGCGAAGTCATGGCCAAGTACATCGATCCGAAATACATCGATATCTTCGTGGCCTGTAAAGAGAGCGAACTGGAGGAGTTCGAACACTCCATCTCCGACCTCGAGTACAACTGGTACCTGCATACCGTTTAA
- the ssuD gene encoding FMNH2-dependent alkanesulfonate monooxygenase, producing MSLNIFWFLPTHGDGHYLGTAEGARAVDHGYLQQVAQAADRLGFGGVLIPTGRSCEDSWLVAASLIPVTQRLKFLVALRPGIISPTVAARQAATLDRLSGGRALFNLVTGGDPEELAGDGLFLSHEERYQASVEFTRIWRRVLEGETVDYDGQHISVKGAKLLYPPIQQPRPPLYFGGSSEAAQDLAAEQVEMVLTWGEPPAAVAEKIEQVRAKAAKLGRTVRFGIRLHVIVRETNAEAWQAADKLISHLDNETIARAQASLARFDSVGQQRMAALHGGSRDNLEVSPNLWAGVGLVRGGAGTALVGDGPTVAARVKEYADLGIDTFIFSGYPHLEESYRVAELLFPHLDVERPELPKSAGYVSPFGEMVANDILPKAASQS from the coding sequence ATGAGCCTCAATATTTTCTGGTTCCTGCCTACCCACGGTGACGGCCATTACCTTGGCACCGCCGAAGGCGCACGCGCTGTCGATCACGGTTACCTGCAACAAGTGGCACAGGCAGCGGATCGCCTGGGGTTCGGCGGGGTGCTGATCCCTACCGGTCGCTCCTGCGAAGATTCGTGGCTGGTGGCTGCATCGCTGATTCCGGTGACCCAGCGCTTGAAGTTCCTGGTTGCCCTGCGCCCCGGGATCATTTCCCCGACGGTGGCGGCGCGTCAGGCCGCAACCCTGGATCGACTGTCTGGTGGTCGTGCGTTGTTCAATCTGGTGACGGGCGGTGATCCGGAAGAGTTGGCGGGCGATGGTCTGTTCCTGAGCCACGAAGAGCGCTATCAGGCCTCGGTGGAATTCACCCGCATCTGGCGACGGGTGCTGGAAGGCGAAACCGTCGATTACGACGGCCAGCACATCAGCGTGAAAGGGGCGAAGTTGCTCTATCCGCCGATCCAGCAGCCGCGTCCGCCGCTGTACTTCGGCGGTTCCTCGGAAGCCGCGCAGGATCTGGCCGCCGAACAGGTGGAAATGGTCCTGACCTGGGGCGAGCCACCGGCCGCCGTGGCGGAAAAAATTGAACAGGTCCGTGCCAAGGCCGCCAAGCTCGGTCGTACCGTGCGCTTCGGCATTCGCTTGCATGTGATCGTGCGTGAAACCAACGCCGAAGCCTGGCAAGCGGCGGATAAACTGATTTCGCATCTGGACAACGAGACCATCGCTCGTGCCCAGGCTTCGCTGGCACGTTTCGATTCTGTCGGCCAGCAACGCATGGCTGCATTGCATGGCGGAAGCCGCGACAACCTCGAAGTCAGCCCTAACCTGTGGGCCGGTGTCGGTCTGGTGCGCGGCGGTGCCGGTACGGCGCTGGTGGGCGATGGTCCGACCGTGGCCGCCCGCGTGAAGGAGTACGCGGACCTCGGCATCGATACGTTCATCTTCTCCGGTTATCCACACCTGGAAGAGTCGTACCGGGTGGCCGAGTTGCTGTTCCCGCACCTCGATGTCGAGCGTCCTGAGCTACCGAAAAGTGCCGGCTATGTCAGCCCGTTCGGCGAGATGGTCGCCAACGACATTCTGCCCAAAGCCGCGTCCCAGAGCTGA
- a CDS encoding aspartate aminotransferase family protein has protein sequence MTSNNPQTREWQTLSNDHHLAPFSDFKQLKEKGPRIITNAKGVYLWDSEGNKILDGMAGLWCVAIGYGRDELADAASKQMRELPYYNLFFQTAHPPVLELAKAIADIAPEGMNHVFFTGSGSEGNDTMLRMVRHYWAIKGQPNKKVIISRKNGYHGSTVAGASLGGMTYMHEQGDLPIPGIVHIAQPYWFAEGGDMTPEEFGIWAANQLEEKILEVGVDNVGAFIAEPIQGAGGVIIPPETYWPRIKEILAKYDILFVADEVICGFGRTGEWFGADFYDLKPDMMTIAKGLTSGYIPMGGLIVRDEVVDVLNEGGDFNHGFTYSGHPVAAAVALENIRILRDEKIIERVHAETAPYLQKRLRELNDHPLVGEVRGVGLLGAIELVQDKATRKRYEGKGVGMICRQFCFDNGLIMRAVGDTMIIAPPLVITPAEIDELVTKARKCLDLTLSALQG, from the coding sequence ATGACCAGCAACAATCCGCAAACCCGTGAATGGCAAACCCTGAGCAATGATCACCACCTGGCTCCGTTCAGCGATTTCAAGCAGCTGAAAGAGAAAGGTCCGCGGATCATCACCAACGCCAAGGGCGTTTACCTCTGGGACAGCGAAGGCAACAAGATCCTCGACGGTATGGCCGGCCTGTGGTGTGTCGCGATTGGTTATGGTCGCGATGAACTGGCCGATGCCGCCAGTAAACAGATGCGCGAACTGCCTTACTACAACCTGTTCTTCCAGACTGCGCACCCACCGGTACTGGAACTGGCCAAGGCTATCGCCGACATCGCGCCGGAGGGCATGAACCATGTGTTCTTCACCGGTTCCGGCTCCGAAGGCAACGACACCATGCTGCGTATGGTTCGTCACTACTGGGCGATCAAGGGCCAGCCGAACAAGAAAGTCATCATCAGCCGCAAGAACGGCTATCACGGTTCCACCGTGGCCGGCGCGAGCCTGGGCGGCATGACGTACATGCACGAACAGGGCGACTTGCCGATCCCGGGCATCGTTCACATTGCCCAGCCGTACTGGTTCGCCGAAGGCGGCGACATGACCCCGGAAGAATTCGGTATCTGGGCGGCCAACCAGCTGGAAGAAAAGATTCTGGAAGTCGGCGTCGACAACGTCGGTGCCTTTATTGCCGAGCCGATCCAGGGCGCCGGCGGCGTGATCATTCCGCCAGAGACTTACTGGCCGCGCATCAAGGAAATCCTCGCCAAGTACGACATCCTGTTCGTGGCTGACGAAGTGATTTGCGGTTTCGGTCGTACCGGCGAGTGGTTCGGTGCCGACTTCTACGACCTCAAGCCAGACATGATGACCATCGCCAAGGGCCTGACCTCGGGCTACATCCCGATGGGCGGCCTGATCGTGCGTGATGAAGTGGTGGACGTGCTCAACGAGGGCGGTGACTTCAACCACGGCTTCACCTACTCCGGTCACCCGGTTGCCGCTGCGGTGGCGCTGGAAAACATCCGCATCCTGCGCGACGAGAAAATTATCGAGCGCGTACATGCAGAAACGGCACCGTATTTGCAAAAGCGTCTGCGGGAACTGAACGATCACCCGCTGGTGGGTGAAGTTCGTGGGGTGGGTCTGTTGGGGGCCATCGAACTGGTTCAGGACAAGGCCACGCGCAAGCGTTACGAGGGCAAGGGCGTCGGCATGATCTGCCGCCAGTTCTGCTTCGATAACGGCCTGATCATGCGTGCTGTCGGCGACACCATGATCATCGCACCGCCACTGGTGATTACACCGGCGGAAATCGATGAGCTGGTGACCAAGGCTCGCAAGTGTCTTGACCTGACCCTGAGTGCATTGCAGGGCTAA
- a CDS encoding sulfonate ABC transporter substrate-binding protein, with translation MRPVILRRGLVALFAAALTFGAITQAQALSTQEGVLRIGYQKYGTLVLLKAKGTLEKRLAAQGVDVQWTEFPGGPQLLEGLNVGSIDFGVTGETPPVFAQAAGADLLYVAYEPPAPHSEAILVPKDSPVQSVADLKGKKVVLNKGSNVHYLLVRALEDAGLKYTDIQTVFLPPADARAAFERGSVDAWVIWDPYQAAAEQQLQARTLRDGQGIVDNHQFYLATKPYAQKNPEVIKTLVEEVRAVGQWSKANPQEVTQQVSPLLGLPADITLTSVKRQGYGALFLTPEVVAAQQKIADSFYQLKLIPKQLSIKDVIWTPPAAVAQGSVTKAQ, from the coding sequence ATGCGCCCTGTCATTTTGCGTCGCGGTCTGGTCGCTCTGTTTGCTGCGGCTTTGACCTTCGGCGCCATTACTCAAGCTCAGGCGCTTTCTACCCAGGAAGGCGTGCTACGAATCGGCTATCAGAAATACGGCACCCTGGTGCTGCTCAAAGCCAAGGGCACCCTGGAAAAACGCCTCGCCGCCCAAGGCGTGGACGTGCAATGGACTGAGTTCCCCGGCGGCCCGCAACTGCTTGAAGGCCTGAACGTCGGCTCCATCGACTTCGGTGTCACCGGCGAAACGCCTCCGGTGTTTGCCCAGGCAGCGGGTGCCGATTTGCTCTATGTCGCCTATGAACCGCCAGCGCCGCACAGCGAAGCGATCCTGGTGCCGAAGGACTCTCCGGTCCAATCGGTGGCGGATCTCAAGGGCAAGAAAGTCGTCCTGAACAAAGGCTCCAACGTGCACTACCTGCTGGTGCGTGCGCTGGAAGACGCCGGTCTCAAATACACCGACATCCAGACCGTGTTCCTGCCGCCGGCCGATGCTCGCGCCGCGTTCGAGCGTGGCAGCGTCGACGCCTGGGTGATCTGGGACCCGTACCAGGCCGCCGCCGAACAACAGCTGCAAGCACGCACCCTGCGCGACGGCCAGGGCATCGTCGACAACCATCAGTTCTACCTGGCGACCAAACCTTATGCGCAGAAAAATCCCGAGGTGATCAAGACCCTGGTGGAAGAGGTGCGCGCGGTGGGCCAGTGGTCCAAGGCTAACCCGCAAGAGGTGACCCAACAGGTTTCACCGCTGCTCGGCCTGCCGGCGGACATCACCCTGACCTCGGTGAAACGCCAGGGCTATGGCGCGCTGTTCCTCACCCCGGAAGTGGTCGCTGCGCAGCAGAAAATCGCCGACAGCTTTTACCAGCTCAAGCTGATTCCCAAGCAGTTGAGCATCAAAGACGTGATCTGGACGCCGCCGGCTGCCGTTGCCCAAGGCTCAGTAACCAAAGCCCAATAA
- the ssuE gene encoding NADPH-dependent FMN reductase, which yields MLVVSLSGSPSQRSRSGVLLDRSRCWLQGQGVEVVSYQVRDFPAEDLLHARFDSPKVVDLLQQIENADGLLIATPIYKASFSGALKVVLDLLPERALSHKVVLPVVTGGSIAHMLAVDYSLKPVLSALKAQEMLQGIFAVDSQIAYGEGSALAQLAPELEQRLNESLEQFFSAMARRPKPLDPNLLNDRLLSARWSI from the coding sequence ATGTTGGTTGTCTCACTCAGTGGCAGTCCCAGTCAGCGCTCTCGTTCCGGGGTGCTGCTGGATCGCTCCCGGTGTTGGTTGCAAGGGCAGGGCGTGGAAGTGGTGAGTTATCAGGTGCGGGACTTCCCGGCCGAGGACTTGCTGCACGCACGCTTCGACAGCCCCAAGGTGGTTGACCTGCTGCAACAGATTGAAAACGCCGATGGCCTGCTGATCGCCACACCGATTTACAAGGCATCGTTTTCCGGAGCACTGAAAGTCGTGCTGGATCTGCTGCCCGAACGAGCCTTGAGCCACAAGGTGGTTCTTCCGGTGGTCACTGGCGGCAGCATCGCCCACATGCTGGCGGTGGATTACTCGCTCAAGCCGGTGCTGTCGGCATTGAAGGCTCAGGAAATGCTGCAAGGTATTTTCGCCGTCGACAGCCAGATCGCCTACGGCGAAGGCAGTGCCCTGGCGCAGTTGGCGCCGGAGCTGGAACAACGACTGAATGAATCGCTGGAGCAGTTTTTCAGCGCCATGGCGCGACGGCCCAAGCCGCTCGATCCGAACTTGTTGAATGATCGCTTGTTGAGTGCTCGCTGGAGCATTTGA
- a CDS encoding peroxiredoxin — protein sequence MGLRLGDIAPDFEQNSSAGTIRFHQWLGDSWGVLFSHPADFTPVCTTELGFTARLKDEFAARGVKAIALSVDPVESHHKWIEDINETQATVVNFPILDDADRKVSDLYDLIHPNANDTLTVRSLFVIDPKKKVRLTITYPASTGRNFNEILRVIDSLQLTDNYKVATPANWQDGDEVVIVPSLKDEDEIKQRFPKGYRAVKPYLRLTPQPNR from the coding sequence ATGGGCCTCAGACTTGGCGATATCGCCCCCGATTTCGAACAGAACTCCAGCGCCGGCACCATCCGTTTCCATCAGTGGCTGGGCGATAGTTGGGGCGTGCTGTTTTCCCATCCGGCGGACTTCACGCCGGTGTGCACCACTGAACTGGGCTTCACTGCCAGGCTCAAGGACGAGTTCGCAGCGCGCGGCGTCAAGGCCATCGCTTTGTCGGTGGACCCGGTGGAGTCGCACCACAAGTGGATCGAGGACATCAACGAAACCCAGGCCACGGTGGTCAACTTTCCGATCCTGGATGACGCCGACCGCAAGGTCTCGGACCTCTACGACCTGATCCACCCCAACGCCAACGACACCCTGACCGTGCGCAGTCTGTTCGTGATCGACCCGAAGAAAAAGGTCCGGCTGACGATTACCTACCCGGCGAGCACCGGCCGCAACTTCAATGAGATCCTGCGGGTGATCGACTCGCTGCAACTCACCGACAACTACAAGGTGGCCACACCGGCCAACTGGCAGGACGGTGATGAGGTGGTGATCGTGCCGTCGCTCAAGGATGAAGACGAAATCAAACAGCGCTTTCCCAAGGGCTATCGGGCGGTCAAGCCTTACCTGCGCCTGACGCCGCAGCCGAACCGGTAA
- a CDS encoding glutamine synthetase family protein, with protein sequence MSNNLDQLTDWLKNHKITEVECMIADLTGITRGKISPTNKFIAEKGMRLPESVLLQTVTGDYVEDDIYYELLDPADIDMICRPDQSAVYLVPWAIEPTAIVIHDTYDKQGNPIELSPRNVLKKVLKLYTDKGWQPIVAPEMEFYLTKRSDDPDYPLQPPIGRSGRPETGRQSFSIEAANEFDPLFEDVYDWCELQDLDLDTLIHEDGTAQMEINFRHGDALSLADQILVFKRTMREAALKHNVAATFMAKPMTGEPGSAMHLHQSIIDIETGKNIFSNEDGTMSQLFLHHIGGLQKLIPELLPLFAPNVNSFRRFLPDTSAPVNVEWGEENRTVGLRVPDAGPQNRRVENRLPGADANPYLAIAASLLCGYIGMVEGLNPSAPVVGRGYERRNLRLPLTIEDALERMENSATVERYLGKNFITGYVAVKRAEHENFKRVISSWEREFLLFAV encoded by the coding sequence ATGAGTAACAACCTCGACCAGCTCACCGATTGGTTGAAAAACCACAAGATCACAGAAGTCGAATGCATGATCGCCGACTTGACCGGGATTACCCGGGGCAAGATTTCGCCGACCAACAAATTCATCGCCGAAAAAGGCATGCGCCTGCCAGAAAGCGTTCTGTTGCAGACAGTGACCGGCGATTACGTCGAAGACGACATCTATTACGAACTGCTCGACCCGGCCGACATCGACATGATCTGCCGTCCCGACCAGAGCGCGGTGTACCTGGTGCCGTGGGCCATCGAGCCGACCGCCATCGTCATCCACGATACCTACGACAAACAAGGCAACCCGATCGAGCTGTCGCCGCGCAACGTGCTCAAGAAAGTCCTGAAACTCTATACCGACAAAGGCTGGCAGCCGATCGTGGCGCCGGAAATGGAGTTTTACCTGACCAAGCGCAGTGACGACCCGGACTACCCGCTGCAACCGCCGATCGGTCGCTCCGGTCGTCCGGAAACCGGTCGTCAGTCGTTCTCCATCGAAGCGGCGAACGAATTCGATCCGCTGTTCGAAGACGTCTACGACTGGTGTGAACTGCAGGACCTTGACCTCGATACGCTGATCCACGAGGACGGCACGGCGCAGATGGAAATCAACTTCCGTCACGGTGATGCCCTGTCTCTGGCCGACCAGATCCTGGTGTTCAAGCGCACCATGCGCGAGGCCGCGCTCAAGCACAACGTCGCTGCGACCTTCATGGCCAAGCCGATGACCGGCGAGCCGGGCAGTGCCATGCACTTGCACCAGAGCATCATCGACATCGAGACCGGCAAGAACATCTTCTCCAATGAAGACGGGACCATGAGCCAGCTGTTCCTGCACCACATCGGTGGCCTGCAGAAACTCATTCCCGAGCTGTTGCCGCTGTTCGCACCCAACGTCAACTCGTTCCGCCGCTTCCTGCCGGATACCTCGGCGCCGGTGAACGTGGAGTGGGGCGAAGAGAACCGCACCGTGGGCCTGCGGGTGCCGGATGCGGGGCCGCAAAACCGTCGGGTGGAAAACCGTCTGCCGGGCGCCGATGCCAACCCGTACCTGGCGATTGCCGCGAGCCTGCTCTGCGGTTACATCGGTATGGTCGAAGGCCTGAACCCGAGTGCGCCGGTGGTGGGTCGTGGTTATGAGCGCCGCAACCTGCGCCTGCCGCTGACCATCGAAGACGCGCTGGAGCGTATGGAAAACAGCGCAACCGTCGAACGGTACCTGGGCAAAAATTTCATCACTGGCTACGTTGCGGTCAAGCGGGCCGAGCATGAAAACTTCAAGCGCGTGATCAGTTCGTGGGAAAGGGAATTCCTGCTCTTTGCCGTCTGA